In Bdellovibrio sp. GT3, one genomic interval encodes:
- a CDS encoding nucleoside-specific channel-forming Tsx family protein: MQRIFGTLLVLLALSPSAFAAKITDGDIRKGDYKWFQINFMQSIDNKIPFEKQDDTYIELEFGGRSGVLDLYGYVDVFDITNSSKSDRHDGDNFFFKLAPRFSLDYMTGHDLTAGPVQEWFVATLFNIGDRALFEQYFGLGADIQVPWLGKLGANLMARHVRENYGADDEGSWNGYLLSTNWFKPIVEFENKSFITWQGYFDYKFGANKIDDDVDRTSWSLEWFNGFYWHTKRYSIGYGPKWYQNMALFKSGGIAGETSGFGHYLAVTYKF, encoded by the coding sequence ATGCAAAGAATTTTTGGTACGTTGTTAGTTCTTCTGGCGCTTTCCCCTTCTGCATTTGCAGCGAAAATCACGGATGGTGACATTCGCAAAGGTGACTATAAGTGGTTCCAGATCAATTTCATGCAATCCATCGACAATAAGATTCCGTTTGAAAAACAGGACGATACTTATATCGAATTGGAATTCGGTGGTCGTTCCGGAGTTTTGGATCTTTATGGTTACGTTGATGTCTTTGATATTACTAATTCTTCAAAAAGCGATCGTCATGATGGCGACAACTTCTTCTTCAAACTCGCTCCGCGCTTTTCTTTGGACTACATGACAGGTCACGACCTGACAGCAGGCCCGGTTCAGGAATGGTTTGTCGCCACTCTATTCAACATAGGCGATCGCGCGCTATTTGAGCAATACTTCGGCTTGGGTGCTGACATCCAAGTGCCATGGCTTGGTAAATTGGGAGCAAATTTAATGGCCCGCCACGTGCGCGAAAACTACGGCGCCGACGACGAAGGTTCATGGAATGGTTACCTGTTATCAACAAATTGGTTTAAACCTATTGTGGAATTTGAAAACAAATCCTTCATCACTTGGCAGGGTTACTTTGACTACAAATTTGGCGCTAACAAAATCGACGACGACGTAGACCGCACATCATGGTCCCTGGAATGGTTCAATGGTTTCTACTGGCACACCAAACGGTACTCAATCGGCTACGGCCCGAAATGGTACCAAAACATGGCGCTCTTTAAATCCGGCGGAATCGCTGGAGAAACATCGGGCTTCGGACACTATCTCGCTGTCACGTATAAATTCTAA
- the ychF gene encoding redox-regulated ATPase YchF, giving the protein MALQVGIVGLPNVGKSTLFNALTSAKAEAANYPFCTIDPNVGVVTVPDPRMDKITTFIKPQKVIPTTMEFVDIAGIVKGASQGEGLGNQFLSHIRATDAIVHVVRCFDDPNIIHVAGSVDPLRDIEIINTELMLADLDSAEKRVKSREKTAKTGADKKIKLEYEVAKKAVEALGKGLPARSVELDEQEALMMKDMHFLTAKPVLYAMNVNDADFAAGGNDWTKAVEKRAAEENNKTILICSAMEAEIALLPPEDRADFLAALGSEEPGLNRLIREAYTLLGLQTYFTAGEKEVRAWTIRANTKAPQAAGVIHTDFEKGFIRAETYHCEDLFTYKTEQAVKDAGKYRVEGKEYVVKDGDVLFFRFNV; this is encoded by the coding sequence ATGGCACTTCAGGTCGGTATCGTAGGTCTTCCGAACGTTGGTAAATCTACGCTTTTCAATGCGTTGACTTCAGCTAAGGCAGAGGCTGCCAACTACCCTTTCTGTACTATCGATCCCAACGTGGGCGTGGTGACAGTTCCAGATCCTCGTATGGATAAAATCACGACATTTATCAAACCACAAAAAGTAATTCCAACAACTATGGAATTCGTGGATATCGCGGGTATCGTTAAAGGTGCTTCGCAAGGTGAAGGTTTGGGAAATCAATTCCTTTCCCACATCCGCGCGACTGATGCGATCGTGCACGTTGTTCGTTGTTTTGACGACCCAAATATCATCCACGTTGCGGGTTCCGTGGACCCTCTTCGTGACATCGAAATCATCAACACAGAGTTGATGCTTGCGGATTTGGATTCAGCTGAAAAGCGCGTGAAGTCTCGCGAAAAAACAGCGAAAACTGGCGCTGATAAAAAAATCAAATTGGAATACGAAGTTGCTAAAAAAGCAGTTGAAGCTTTGGGCAAAGGTTTGCCAGCCCGTTCAGTTGAGTTGGACGAGCAAGAAGCTTTGATGATGAAAGACATGCACTTCCTAACTGCAAAACCAGTTCTTTACGCGATGAACGTAAACGACGCTGACTTCGCAGCTGGCGGCAATGATTGGACAAAAGCCGTTGAAAAACGTGCTGCTGAAGAAAACAATAAAACGATTTTGATCTGTTCTGCGATGGAAGCAGAAATCGCATTGTTGCCACCAGAAGATCGCGCAGACTTCTTGGCAGCATTGGGTTCTGAAGAGCCAGGCCTAAACCGTTTGATCCGCGAGGCTTATACGCTTTTGGGTTTGCAAACTTACTTCACCGCTGGTGAAAAAGAAGTTCGTGCTTGGACGATCCGTGCAAACACGAAGGCTCCGCAAGCTGCGGGCGTGATCCATACGGATTTCGAAAAAGGCTTTATCAGAGCTGAAACTTACCACTGCGAAGACTTGTTCACTTACAAGACTGAGCAAGCCGTGAAAGACGCGGGCAAATACCGTGTCGAAGGTAAAGAGTACGTCGTTAAAGACGGCGACGTATTATTCTTCCGCTTTAACGTTTAA
- the pth gene encoding aminoacyl-tRNA hydrolase, whose product MSSWLIVGLGNPGGEYKLTRHNIGFMAVDYFLRGLGDPHVKNQFKAEVSQATWQGHNLYFCKPQTYMNLSGESVQPLMGYYKIPLDHLIVIHDDIDQPFNQMKIHKNRGHGGHNGIKSISQLLGTQDYARLKLGVGRPENPNFPVADYVLGKFSKEEFDTMPDFLNKGIDAIESIILDGIQKASTKFNG is encoded by the coding sequence ATGTCATCTTGGTTGATCGTTGGTTTGGGAAACCCCGGCGGAGAGTACAAACTCACTCGCCACAATATCGGATTCATGGCTGTCGACTATTTCCTTCGCGGCCTGGGGGATCCCCACGTGAAAAATCAATTTAAGGCGGAAGTTTCCCAAGCCACTTGGCAGGGGCACAACCTTTACTTCTGCAAACCTCAGACTTACATGAATCTGTCTGGCGAGTCCGTGCAGCCTTTGATGGGCTACTATAAGATCCCTCTGGATCATCTGATCGTGATCCATGACGACATCGATCAGCCCTTCAACCAAATGAAGATTCATAAAAACCGCGGGCACGGCGGCCACAATGGAATCAAAAGTATCTCACAATTATTGGGAACTCAGGACTATGCCCGATTGAAGCTGGGTGTTGGTCGCCCCGAGAACCCGAACTTCCCGGTGGCGGACTATGTTCTGGGCAAGTTCTCCAAGGAAGAGTTTGATACTATGCCCGACTTCCTGAACAAAGGTATCGATGCTATTGAGAGTATCATTCTGGATGGCATTCAAAAAGCTTCGACAAAATTCAACGGGTAA
- a CDS encoding 50S ribosomal protein L25, producing MKNRIELNVEARQTGKGNSRELRVNRQVPAVIYGAIAPVSISVGEKEIVKYNVRAYENALFNLKSPVKEANGIVVLVKKVDVHPVTRRPQHVDFYALDLKKAVRVNVEVRLEGKPVGLSEGGMLNVVNRQIEIEVLPTEIPEFFTADISELAVGDALHASDVKITGSAKLISSGDTTIAVVSAQEEEAAATPAAAPAAAAAPAAAAKAAPAAAKPAAKK from the coding sequence ATGAAAAATAGAATCGAACTAAACGTAGAAGCTCGTCAAACTGGTAAAGGTAACAGCCGCGAATTGCGCGTTAACCGCCAAGTTCCTGCAGTTATCTACGGTGCAATCGCTCCAGTAAGCATCTCTGTTGGCGAAAAAGAAATCGTTAAGTACAACGTTCGTGCTTACGAAAATGCTCTTTTCAACTTGAAATCTCCAGTTAAAGAAGCAAACGGTATCGTTGTACTTGTTAAAAAAGTAGACGTTCACCCTGTAACTCGTCGCCCACAACACGTTGATTTCTACGCTCTTGACCTTAAAAAAGCTGTTCGCGTTAACGTTGAAGTTCGTCTTGAAGGTAAACCAGTTGGTCTATCTGAAGGCGGTATGTTGAACGTAGTTAACCGTCAAATCGAGATCGAAGTTCTTCCAACTGAGATCCCAGAATTCTTCACAGCTGACATCTCTGAATTGGCAGTAGGCGACGCTCTTCACGCATCTGACGTGAAAATCACTGGCTCTGCTAAATTGATCTCTTCTGGCGACACAACTATCGCGGTTGTTTCTGCTCAAGAAGAAGAAGCTGCTGCTACTCCAGCTGCGGCTCCGGCTGCTGCTGCTGCACCTGCTGCTGCTGCGAAAGCTGCTCCAGCTGCTGCAAAACCAGCTGCGAAAAAATAG
- a CDS encoding ribose-phosphate diphosphokinase translates to MKGLKVFTANSNPELAKKVATAAGIELGFSEVSTFADGEIQVEIHESVRGQNVFVIQSTCPPVNQSYMELFVMLDALRRASAASITAVIPYFGYARQDRKVAPRAPISAKLMADLIVSAGATRVVCVDLHAAQIQGFFNIPVDHLFAIPTLARAWRDAHGVGPDFVAVSPDAGGVERTRAFAKRIESSMAIIDKRRSAPGEAKALHLIGDVAGKTAVIVDDMIDTAGTLTQAVDSLYKNGAKRVFAVATHPVLSGPAITRLKESPIEKVWVTDTIPLSEAAKNCGKIEVVSVAPVLAEAIKRIHGNDSVSSLFD, encoded by the coding sequence ATGAAGGGCCTAAAAGTATTTACCGCTAATTCCAATCCTGAGCTGGCGAAGAAAGTGGCTACTGCCGCTGGAATCGAACTTGGTTTTTCCGAGGTCAGCACCTTCGCCGATGGCGAAATCCAAGTAGAAATCCACGAAAGTGTTCGCGGGCAGAATGTCTTTGTCATTCAAAGCACCTGTCCCCCAGTGAACCAAAGCTATATGGAGCTTTTCGTGATGCTGGATGCTCTTCGTAGAGCCTCCGCAGCGTCCATCACGGCTGTGATCCCGTATTTCGGGTATGCCCGCCAGGACAGAAAGGTCGCTCCTCGCGCCCCTATCTCCGCGAAATTAATGGCAGATTTGATCGTCTCTGCAGGCGCAACCCGCGTGGTTTGCGTGGACCTGCATGCCGCCCAAATCCAAGGCTTCTTCAACATCCCGGTGGATCACTTGTTTGCGATCCCTACTCTGGCAAGAGCTTGGCGTGATGCCCACGGTGTTGGCCCTGACTTTGTTGCGGTGAGTCCTGACGCTGGAGGGGTCGAAAGAACCCGTGCTTTCGCTAAACGCATTGAATCCAGCATGGCCATCATCGATAAACGCCGTTCCGCCCCTGGCGAGGCGAAAGCTTTACACCTGATTGGGGATGTTGCGGGTAAAACCGCTGTCATCGTCGACGATATGATCGATACGGCTGGAACCCTTACACAAGCAGTTGACAGTCTCTATAAGAATGGGGCAAAACGTGTGTTCGCTGTTGCAACGCACCCCGTTTTATCGGGTCCTGCGATCACTCGCCTGAAGGAAAGCCCTATTGAAAAAGTATGGGTCACCGACACCATTCCGTTATCGGAAGCGGCGAAGAACTGCGGAAAAATCGAAGTGGTTTCTGTCGCTCCAGTTTTGGCTGAGGCGATCAAGCGAATCCACGGAAATGATTCCGTCAGCAGCTTATTTGATTAG
- a CDS encoding SUMF1/EgtB/PvdO family nonheme iron enzyme, whose product MRPWITGLLCVAMTTFIVSCSSSEESEVSVPAEDSTQSPEPTPSPSPTVTPTPSPSPTVTPSPTVEPAPTVAPSPEPTVVPSPAPTATPSPEPTVAPSPAPTVAPSPEPTVVPTPEPTVTPTPSPMPSPEPSPTPSPEPSPEPSPSPSPTPSPTPVVGCPANFEMVAANSALGTSAYCLAKFEMKQVSGSAVATSSGKPWIANKATAAAACAALGVNYRLPTNAEWNAAALEIYNRAENWSGGAKLSGKLFTGYYSWGEPLAIANTSNSYDSTGATSGSQRRTFVLASGNTIWDFSGNVWEWVSDTIYGNSYSPDLSSSYGRSYHNNTWDVKPGSKALLDFTGMSSVPANDVYLGNLFGGSSGKVIRGGASCITSPGVTGIFAANIGDITANETQAPASWGVSIGNVGFRCVATPAAY is encoded by the coding sequence ATGAGACCATGGATCACCGGTTTGCTTTGCGTGGCGATGACGACGTTCATTGTTTCGTGTTCATCAAGCGAAGAAAGCGAAGTCAGTGTTCCAGCGGAGGATTCAACACAATCGCCTGAGCCGACACCATCGCCATCTCCAACTGTAACACCAACACCTTCTCCATCACCAACAGTGACTCCATCTCCGACGGTTGAACCTGCGCCAACAGTAGCACCTTCTCCGGAACCAACTGTGGTTCCTTCACCAGCTCCTACCGCGACTCCTTCTCCTGAGCCGACCGTTGCTCCTTCTCCTGCGCCGACTGTGGCGCCATCGCCAGAGCCAACGGTGGTTCCGACGCCGGAACCGACGGTGACACCAACGCCGTCGCCGATGCCTTCACCGGAGCCAAGCCCAACGCCATCACCAGAGCCATCTCCAGAACCAAGTCCGTCACCTTCACCAACTCCATCCCCAACTCCGGTTGTGGGTTGTCCTGCAAACTTTGAAATGGTCGCAGCGAATTCTGCATTGGGAACATCGGCCTACTGTCTTGCGAAGTTCGAGATGAAACAAGTGAGCGGATCCGCGGTTGCAACTTCTTCCGGTAAGCCATGGATCGCCAATAAAGCGACAGCGGCTGCAGCTTGTGCGGCATTGGGTGTGAACTATCGTCTGCCAACGAACGCAGAATGGAATGCCGCTGCTTTGGAAATCTACAATCGCGCAGAAAACTGGTCCGGCGGAGCAAAACTTTCCGGCAAGCTATTCACTGGTTACTATTCCTGGGGAGAGCCTTTGGCGATTGCAAATACCTCCAATTCCTATGACAGCACAGGAGCCACTTCGGGAAGTCAGCGTCGTACCTTCGTGCTTGCAAGTGGCAACACCATTTGGGACTTCAGTGGTAACGTCTGGGAGTGGGTGAGTGACACGATCTATGGCAACTCATACTCTCCTGATTTGTCTTCCTCTTATGGTCGCAGCTATCACAACAACACCTGGGACGTGAAGCCAGGTTCAAAAGCCCTTTTGGATTTCACTGGCATGTCCAGTGTTCCAGCAAATGATGTTTATCTGGGTAATCTATTCGGTGGCAGCTCGGGGAAAGTGATTCGCGGAGGAGCTTCCTGCATCACGTCGCCGGGAGTGACGGGGATTTTCGCTGCAAATATTGGTGATATCACTGCGAATGAAACGCAGGCACCAGCTTCCTGGGGAGTGAGCATCGGGAACGTAGGGTTCCGTTGTGTGGCGACGCCGGCAGCATATTAA
- the rdgB gene encoding RdgB/HAM1 family non-canonical purine NTP pyrophosphatase produces MELWIATGNKGKLSEFRVLMNEVVDLQLHHQGEIASFTPRPEDGKTFLDNARIKAKTLRAVKNNVWVLGEDAGLEVEGLNNLPGIHSARYAGPKASDSENVAKLLKMITLKPMANKNAKFVCTTVVYTPTGEEWIFTGELKGTIASKPAGLHGFGYDPVFIPEGQTQTLAELASGYKAQHSHRAQAIKQFLQKYNSTL; encoded by the coding sequence ATGGAACTTTGGATTGCGACTGGAAACAAAGGCAAACTCTCTGAATTTCGAGTATTGATGAACGAAGTGGTGGACTTGCAATTGCACCATCAGGGCGAAATCGCCTCTTTCACTCCCCGTCCTGAAGACGGTAAAACATTTTTGGACAACGCCCGTATCAAGGCTAAGACTTTGCGTGCCGTGAAAAACAACGTTTGGGTTTTGGGCGAGGATGCCGGACTTGAAGTTGAGGGACTTAACAACCTTCCTGGTATTCATTCTGCTCGCTATGCGGGACCGAAAGCTTCTGACAGTGAAAATGTGGCGAAGCTTTTAAAAATGATCACACTGAAACCAATGGCGAACAAGAATGCAAAATTCGTTTGCACGACGGTCGTTTACACACCCACTGGTGAAGAATGGATTTTCACGGGCGAACTTAAGGGCACTATCGCCAGCAAGCCAGCAGGCCTGCATGGTTTTGGTTACGACCCTGTTTTCATCCCGGAAGGTCAAACACAAACCCTGGCGGAACTTGCCAGCGGCTATAAAGCCCAGCACTCTCACCGTGCGCAGGCGATTAAACAGTTTTTGCAGAAATATAATTCGACTCTATAA
- the rph gene encoding ribonuclease PH, with protein MRSDGRLFDQLRQIKITPNVAEYAEGSAMVEFGKTKVLCTASYESKAPQWLAGTGAGWVTAEYGMLPRSTHTRIKRDKAANSGRTQEISRLIGRSLRAAVDLKLMGEKQITIDCDVLNADGGTRTAAVTGGYVALALALKKLAAVSEIKANPLINYVAAISVGLHNDNILLDLNYDEDSAIGTDMNFVMTDKGTFVEVQGTAEHVPFNRQQLNKMMDVAEKGCRELFIHQAAIIGETYRLAGV; from the coding sequence ATGCGCAGCGACGGCCGCTTATTCGACCAACTAAGACAAATCAAAATCACACCGAATGTTGCTGAATACGCGGAAGGCTCTGCAATGGTAGAGTTTGGGAAAACCAAAGTTCTTTGCACCGCCAGCTACGAATCCAAAGCCCCACAATGGTTGGCAGGCACGGGTGCTGGTTGGGTGACTGCGGAGTACGGCATGCTTCCGCGCTCCACTCACACTCGTATCAAACGTGATAAGGCGGCCAACAGCGGACGCACACAAGAAATCTCCCGACTGATCGGCAGATCCCTGCGCGCGGCTGTTGATTTGAAACTGATGGGCGAAAAACAAATCACCATCGACTGTGATGTTTTGAATGCAGATGGCGGCACACGCACCGCTGCGGTAACCGGTGGCTACGTGGCTTTGGCTCTGGCACTAAAAAAACTGGCAGCAGTCAGTGAAATCAAAGCCAATCCTTTGATCAATTACGTTGCCGCGATCAGTGTGGGTCTTCACAATGATAATATTTTATTGGATTTGAATTATGACGAGGACAGCGCTATCGGCACTGACATGAACTTTGTCATGACTGACAAAGGCACTTTCGTTGAAGTGCAAGGCACGGCAGAGCACGTTCCATTCAACCGTCAGCAATTGAACAAGATGATGGATGTGGCTGAAAAAGGCTGCCGTGAACTATTCATTCACCAAGCCGCTATCATTGGTGAAACTTACCGCCTGGCTGGCGTTTAA
- a CDS encoding N-acetylmuramoyl-L-alanine amidase family protein, whose protein sequence is MTSIRLKQILCSLLAGAWASPAFATFHIVLDPGHGGTDKGAVYNSIKEADLVLTVARKLKTLLSEDPHFVVTMTRDNDRAISLPDRVKMAEKAEADLYVSLHANAALDQRARGVEFFFQNNLPADEDALFLANQENQALANARDLHNLSGGDELSKKGDVAAIVEDLRRQNRMNSSLRLTKALTTIWENDENAMQATIKQAPFYVISKTSMPAVLIEIGFISNPREAQRLQRKDYQKDLAEKIYNALVSYKEKMDNSSAKNLN, encoded by the coding sequence ATGACCTCTATCAGATTGAAACAGATTTTGTGTTCCCTATTAGCTGGAGCCTGGGCATCCCCTGCTTTTGCTACATTCCATATCGTATTGGACCCGGGCCATGGTGGAACGGACAAGGGGGCTGTCTATAACTCAATCAAAGAGGCCGACCTTGTTTTGACTGTGGCTCGCAAACTTAAAACCCTGCTCAGCGAAGACCCTCATTTCGTAGTCACCATGACCCGCGATAATGATCGCGCCATCTCCCTTCCTGACCGGGTCAAAATGGCGGAAAAGGCTGAGGCCGATTTATATGTAAGCCTGCACGCCAATGCGGCTCTGGATCAGCGCGCCCGCGGAGTGGAATTTTTCTTTCAAAACAACCTGCCGGCTGATGAAGATGCTTTGTTTCTGGCAAACCAGGAAAATCAGGCACTCGCCAATGCCCGCGATCTCCACAATCTTTCGGGTGGCGACGAGCTTTCAAAAAAGGGCGACGTTGCCGCAATCGTCGAAGACCTGCGCCGACAAAATCGTATGAACTCCAGTCTGCGTTTGACCAAAGCTTTAACAACCATTTGGGAAAACGATGAAAATGCGATGCAGGCGACCATTAAGCAGGCCCCATTTTATGTGATCTCAAAAACCTCAATGCCGGCTGTATTAATTGAGATTGGCTTTATTTCCAATCCCCGCGAAGCGCAACGCCTGCAACGTAAGGACTATCAAAAAGATCTGGCCGAAAAAATCTATAACGCTCTCGTTTCATACAAAGAAAAGATGGACAATTCCTCTGCCAAGAATCTAAATTGA
- the ubiG gene encoding bifunctional 2-polyprenyl-6-hydroxyphenol methylase/3-demethylubiquinol 3-O-methyltransferase UbiG, which produces MELDLAKADNEIINNKAYDLLAERWYEAQDDPIALLRNQHKLEMPWILQTIERFIGRKSAKILDMGCGGGFLSNDLAAAGHHVSGIDLSDSSLKVAESRDHTHSVHYQIGDVYQVPFPDNSFDVACAMDLLEHVSEPQKVLAEASRILKPGGLFFFNTFNKNQLANLVVIKSMEWFVKNTPDDYHVYSLFIKPKDLTKWMKETGLHDVEIRGIRPVFMQKGIWSLIRTGEVPRDFKFTFSKSPMIAYTGYAMKMK; this is translated from the coding sequence ATGGAATTGGATCTGGCCAAAGCAGACAATGAAATCATCAACAACAAAGCTTACGATCTTTTGGCGGAGCGCTGGTACGAGGCGCAGGACGATCCAATTGCACTGCTCAGAAATCAGCACAAGCTGGAAATGCCCTGGATACTACAAACCATCGAACGTTTTATTGGCAGAAAGTCCGCCAAAATTCTGGATATGGGTTGCGGCGGTGGCTTTCTATCCAACGATTTGGCAGCGGCCGGGCATCATGTCTCCGGAATTGACCTGTCGGACTCAAGCTTGAAGGTTGCCGAAAGCCGCGACCACACACATTCCGTGCACTATCAAATCGGCGATGTTTATCAGGTTCCTTTTCCTGATAACAGTTTCGATGTCGCCTGCGCAATGGATCTGCTGGAACATGTTTCAGAGCCACAAAAAGTACTGGCTGAAGCCTCCCGGATTTTAAAGCCCGGTGGCTTGTTTTTCTTTAACACTTTCAATAAGAACCAACTGGCCAACCTGGTGGTGATTAAATCCATGGAGTGGTTTGTTAAGAACACTCCCGATGACTACCATGTGTATTCATTGTTTATTAAACCCAAAGATCTGACCAAATGGATGAAAGAAACGGGATTGCACGACGTCGAGATTCGCGGCATTCGCCCTGTATTCATGCAAAAAGGGATCTGGAGTCTGATCCGCACCGGCGAGGTGCCGAGGGATTTCAAATTCACATTTTCAAAGTCACCAATGATTGCGTACACCGGCTACGCTATGAAGATGAAATAA